TACTGCCATGAACAGTTCTCCTTAGTGTTTGTCCCTGCCTTTTCCTCCGCCACGCTATTATACCATATAGAAGCACTTTGATGAAGTAAAGGGCGCTGTGAGCATGACGCGGCGCTCCGGCGCAAGCGTATGAATCCGGCGCCCTGACAGGCCGCTCATGAGATCGCTTCGGATGGATCACAGAGCATTTCTTTTTATTTTTTTCAGCAGCTTGCTTTTTTACCTTAGTTATGGTACACTCTTGACATAAGAAAGTGCCAGAGGTGTGTCTTTTTTATAGTAGTCCTGTTGTTTGAATTGGATTGACATCCCTATCTTGTTGCCAATTTGGGACTTATAATTGCTGTACTTGTTTTTGAAACTGGCCGTACGCTATGAGGTAGTTGTTGAAAAAATATTCTCGAGAAATGATCGGCCGGGTTCTTGCCTCCTGTGACATCGTAGATGTAATAGGGGAGCACGTGGAACTGAAAGACTCCGGCAATCATCGTTTCAAAGGGTTGAGCCCGTTCACGAATGAAAAGACGCCCTCTTTCATGGTGAGCCGAGACCGCCAGATGTACTATTGTTTCAGCAGCGGTCAGGGCGGTGATGTCTTGCATTTTCTGATGGAACTTGAAGGCTTAAGTTTTAATGAGGCGCTGCAGAAGCTGGCGGATCGTGCGGGCGTTGTCTTGGAAAGTTCAGGGCGCAGCGATAACCGAGATGATTATTTGCGGCGGCGTTTGTTGGAACTGCACTCTTTCGCGGCACGCTTTTTTACGCGGCAATTGCAGGAGCCCGGCTCCGGCGCAAATGCGCAAG
This sequence is a window from Candidatus Hydrogenedentota bacterium. Protein-coding genes within it:
- a CDS encoding DNA primase, with translation MKKYSREMIGRVLASCDIVDVIGEHVELKDSGNHRFKGLSPFTNEKTPSFMVSRDRQMYYCFSSGQGGDVLHFLMELEGLSFNEALQKLADRAGVVLESSGRSDNRDDYLRRRLLELHSFAARFFTRQLQEPGSGANAQ